From Danio rerio strain Tuebingen ecotype United States chromosome 7, GRCz12tu, whole genome shotgun sequence, the proteins below share one genomic window:
- the znf16l gene encoding zinc finger protein 16-like (The RefSeq protein has 2 substitutions compared to this genomic sequence), with protein sequence MSRKRNHCYMETGASSESQGAFVDSAGPFSRDEEDFSELEPDEQLVCSVTEITEHLGRNITVVLESALSEIRKLVGVRIRVLKMELREKSDEIELLKAKLESAEKDGRVSNFSSLDFRKSEHQKYGAEPKKAKTGTPVVKKENINAICDYLMKDKNQRGAAEVESDHSNQAFGSERDVRTEAQPHGSLSLWPDSGPADTDAETDIFSMLPSASKRMYDYEWMTGVELNSAEFKGDSETKCEDVPPMDEEDENEDSEEGRGSLRSVSDHFPLDTQGSPGEDRSSPAEDSMDRMEPGQQFTSHTFICPFCGTLCPDSSFLEEHIKLMHHGESLLQSTSAGSSSQAEGDSGEAGPASRGAREKKVEGGYECGDCGRHFNYLGNLRQHQRIHTGEKPFVCPECGERFRHTARLKSHRLSHSGAQSPFPCPQCGKGFPVLSGLKRHQRVHTGESPYACPQCGRRFKELGNLYTHMRIHSGATPYTCYQCGRSFRHLGTYKSHRCMPATQMPSEHSPPWAQEDKVQTG encoded by the exons ATGAGCCGAAAAAGGAACCACTGCTACATGGAAACAGGAGCGTCCTCGGAGTCCCAGGGCGCGTTTTTAGACAGCGCCGGCCCGTTCAGCCGGGACGAGGAGGATTTCTCCGAGCTCGAGCCCGACGAGCAGCTGGTGTGTTCGGTGACCGAGATCACGGAGCATCTGGGCAGGAACATCACGGTGGTGCTGGAGTCCGCGCTGTCCGAGATCCGCAAGCTGGTCGGCGTACGGATCCGCGTCCTGAAGATGGAGCTCCGCGAGAAATCCGACGAGATCGAGCTGCTCAAGGCCAAGCTGGAGTCGTCGGAGAAAGACGGGAGGGTCTCCAACTTCAGCAGCCTGGATTTCAGAAAATCCGAGCACCAGAAATACGGTGCCGAGCCGAAGAAAGCCAAAACCGGGACGCCCGTGGTGAAGAAGGAGAACATCAACGCGATCTGCGACTATCTGATGAAAGATAAGAACCAGCGCGGGGCTGCAGAAGTGGAGAGCGACCACAGCAATCAGGCCTTTGGCTCTGAACGGGACGTCCGGACCGAAGCGCAGCCGCACGGCTCTCTGAGCCTGTGGCCGGACAGCGGACCCGCGGACACCGACGCCGAGACGGACATCTTCAGCATGCTGCCCTCCGCCAGTAAACGCATGTATGATTATGAGTGGATGACAGGAGTGGAACTCAACTCAGCCGAGTTTAAAG GTGATTCTGAAACAAAATGTGAAGATGTTCCTCCCATGGATGAGGAAGATGAAAATGAAGACTCTGAAGAAGGCAGAGGAAGTCTGAGGTCAGTGTCTGACCACTTTCCCCTGGACACTCAGGGCTCTCCGGGAGAAGACAGGAGCAGCCCAGCAGAGGACAGTATGGACAGAATGGAGCCAG GTCAGCAATTCACCTCTCACACCTTCATCTGCCCGTTCTGTGGCACTCTCTGCCCAGACTCCTCTTTCCTGGAGGAGCACATCAAGCTCATGCACCATGGCGAGAGCTTGCTGCAGTCCACCTCGGCCGGCTCTTCCTCTCAGGCCGAGGGTGACTCGGGTGAGGCAGGACCTGCTAGCAGGGGCGCACGGGAGAAGAAAGTGGAGGGCGGCTATGAGTGCGGTGACTGCGGCCGTCACTTTAACTATTTAGGCAACCTGCGGCAGCACCAGCGCATCCACACTGGCGAGAAGCCCTTTGTTTGTCCAGAGTGTGGAGAGCGTTTTCGGCACACTGCACGACTTAAGAGCCACCGCCTGAGCCACAGCGGAGCACAGAGTCCATTCCCTTGTCCACAGTGTGGAAAGGGATTCCCAGTGCTGTCCGGACTCAAGCGACACCAGCGTGTGCATACAGGAGAGAGTCCGTACGCTTGTCCTCAGTGCGGCCGCAGGTTTAAAGAGCTAGGCAATTTATACACGCACATGCGCATTCACAGCGGCGCTACGCCCTACACCTGCTACCAGTGTGGGCGGAGCTTCAGACATCTCGGCACCTATAAGAGTCACCGCTGTATGCCAGCCACACAGATGCCAAGTGAACACAGTCCGCCATGGGCACAAGAAGACAAGGTGCAAACTGGGTAA
- the znf16l gene encoding zinc finger protein 16-like isoform X1 → MSRKRNHCYMETGASSESQGAFLDSAGPFSRDEEDFSELEPDEQLVCSVTEITEHLGRNITVVLESALSEIRKLVGVRIRVLKMELREKSDEIELLKAKLESSEKDGRVSNFSSLDFRKSEHQKYGAEPKKAKTGTPVVKKENINAICDYLMKDKNQRGAAEVESDHSNQAFGSERDVRTEAQPHGSLSLWPDSGPADTDAETDIFSMLPSASKRMYDYEWMTGVELNSAEFKGDSETKCEDVPPMDEEDENEDSEEGRGSLRSVSDHFPLDTQGSPGEDRSSPAEDSMDRMEPGQQFTSHTFICPFCGTLCPDSSFLEEHIKLMHHGESLLQSTSAGSSSQAEGDSGEAGPASRGAREKKVEGGYECGDCGRHFNYLGNLRQHQRIHTGEKPFVCPECGERFRHTARLKSHRLSHSGAQSPFPCPQCGKGFPVLSGLKRHQRVHTGESPYACPQCGRRFKELGNLYTHMRIHSGATPYTCYQCGRSFRHLGTYKSHRCMPATQMPSEHSPPWAQEDKVQTGRLQGYV, encoded by the exons ATGAGCCGAAAAAGGAACCACTGCTACATGGAAACAGGAGCGTCCTCGGAGTCCCAGGGCGCGTTTTTAGACAGCGCCGGCCCGTTCAGCCGGGACGAGGAGGATTTCTCCGAGCTCGAGCCCGACGAGCAGCTGGTGTGTTCGGTGACCGAGATCACGGAGCATCTGGGCAGGAACATCACGGTGGTGCTGGAGTCCGCGCTGTCCGAGATCCGCAAGCTGGTCGGCGTACGGATCCGCGTCCTGAAGATGGAGCTCCGCGAGAAATCCGACGAGATCGAGCTGCTCAAGGCCAAGCTGGAGTCGTCGGAGAAAGACGGGAGGGTCTCCAACTTCAGCAGCCTGGATTTCAGAAAATCCGAGCACCAGAAATACGGTGCCGAGCCGAAGAAAGCCAAAACCGGGACGCCCGTGGTGAAGAAGGAGAACATCAACGCGATCTGCGACTATCTGATGAAAGATAAGAACCAGCGCGGGGCTGCAGAAGTGGAGAGCGACCACAGCAATCAGGCCTTTGGCTCTGAACGGGACGTCCGGACCGAAGCGCAGCCGCACGGCTCTCTGAGCCTGTGGCCGGACAGCGGACCCGCGGACACCGACGCCGAGACGGACATCTTCAGCATGCTGCCCTCCGCCAGTAAACGCATGTATGATTATGAGTGGATGACAGGAGTGGAACTCAACTCAGCCGAGTTTAAAG GTGATTCTGAAACAAAATGTGAAGATGTTCCTCCCATGGATGAGGAAGATGAAAATGAAGACTCTGAAGAAGGCAGAGGAAGTCTGAGGTCAGTGTCTGACCACTTTCCCCTGGACACTCAGGGCTCTCCGGGAGAAGACAGGAGCAGCCCAGCAGAGGACAGTATGGACAGAATGGAGCCAG GTCAGCAATTCACCTCTCACACCTTCATCTGCCCGTTCTGTGGCACTCTCTGCCCAGACTCCTCTTTCCTGGAGGAGCACATCAAGCTCATGCACCATGGCGAGAGCTTGCTGCAGTCCACCTCGGCCGGCTCTTCCTCTCAGGCCGAGGGTGACTCGGGTGAGGCAGGACCTGCTAGCAGGGGCGCACGGGAGAAGAAAGTGGAGGGCGGCTATGAGTGCGGTGACTGCGGCCGTCACTTTAACTATTTAGGCAACCTGCGGCAGCACCAGCGCATCCACACTGGCGAGAAGCCCTTTGTTTGTCCAGAGTGTGGAGAGCGTTTTCGGCACACTGCACGACTTAAGAGCCACCGCCTGAGCCACAGCGGAGCACAGAGTCCATTCCCTTGTCCACAGTGTGGAAAGGGATTCCCAGTGCTGTCCGGACTCAAGCGACACCAGCGTGTGCATACAGGAGAGAGTCCGTACGCTTGTCCTCAGTGCGGCCGCAGGTTTAAAGAGCTAGGCAATTTATACACGCACATGCGCATTCACAGCGGCGCTACGCCCTACACCTGCTACCAGTGTGGGCGGAGCTTCAGACATCTCGGCACCTATAAGAGTCACCGCTGTATGCCAGCCACACAGATGCCAAGTGAACACAGTCCGCCATGGGCACAAGAAGACAAGGTGCAAACTGG